Genomic window (Tripterygium wilfordii isolate XIE 37 chromosome 11, ASM1340144v1, whole genome shotgun sequence):
TTCCTTGTTCGGCTTGTTTCGATGCAGCATCCTGCATCACGTCAACTGCTAATGAAACTGGATGAGATAAAGGCAGAAAAGGAAGATGGGGTCTTGGATGCTGGCCCATCTGCTCCTAGGAAGGTAAGTACAATATATACAAAAAGACTAAGAACAGCTCTTCAACTTCAATTGTATCCATCCACCTACGGGCAATTAGTGGGTTATGAGGTAAGGGAGTGCAATTTACAAATAGACTAGATATTGTTTTCCAACTAAACATTAGTGTCTGTTTATACGCAGAGGCAATTGGTGGTCAATGAGAAGAGCTCTTCAGATGTGTCCACCTTTGGGCAATTAGTGGATGATGAGAACAGGAAAACAGCTCTAAACCCACGGTCGAAGGTGAGGCACCAAATGTAACAGCCAACCACAAGTAAATTTGGTTTAGGTGCTCTGTGAAGAAAGGGGGGTTCGATCTGCATATCAATTCTAGAAGTATTTTTGGAACGGTTTATGATGCTAACTGCTGGAGTTTGCATCACCTTTTGTCTGTTTTGACTTGGGCAGTAGTCATGATGTTTCATGCCTTGTATATCCAGTTTAATCTTGAGGTATTTTAGTTGTTTTGGATAGTGTTGCTTGCTAACTCTGGAGTTTGTATTGCAATGACCGAGCATATGAATTCTACTAGAATCTATTTTCTTATAGTTCCATGGATATATTCTTCAATGGCTTTGACTTCTATCTGGAAGTGGAATTCTGGCAATCATAGTGTTTGGTTGGATAGAAAAGAAACTGTGAAAATACGATAAATGAGAGAGAATTCTGGATTTTGTAACATATGGAGTACAATGAACTTAAGCATATCCTTGTCCCAGCTGTTCAATGTGATCATCAAACCATTTTTCCCGCGCTTTCTTCATATGCTACTTCATGCTAATATATATAGCGCTTTTTTCAAACAACCTATGAATTTGCCAATGGATGCAAGGTCATCAATAAACACCTGCATAGAAAACTTCAGTATTAATATGCAAGCAATTTGAAGCTTCTCTGTGGACATAAATTAGCCTAGGATGAGATGCTTACACCAGAAATGGTAGTTAAACACATGTATCAACCTCATATGAAAGAGTGATGTAATCGCGCCGTTGCCCATTCCTCATAGGAGATCTGTAGCTGGTACAGTCTTCAGTAGCTTGGCAAGGTCATACGACTTAAAATCCTTTCCATAGCACAAGGCAAGATCGAGTGGAGTTTTTCCGTCCTGAAAAACAGTATGCCAACCACACTCACAGTCAAGAAGTGAAATTAAAACCATTAGCTAACCTTGGTTTCGATAGTAAAGGGAAATAAATGAAGCAACTTTCTCAAGTGTACATCATAAACATCCATCTGGGGCAAAACGAGATTACGAGGTTAAGCGGCCATTGGCACTGCTACATTATGTTTTCTGGATGATTAGGATAAGATATTAACCCTAAAGTCCTAGAACAGATTACTCAGTCATCCATTATCGTATTCaaactgtgtgtgtgtgtgagagagagagagatcaaaaCCATAAGACTCACTGTCATGCCTACTTACCTGATTTCTTCTAGTCTTATCTGCACCATTGACTAATAAAATTTTCACTATTACTCGATTTCTGGTTTGCACAGCAATGTGCAAAGGAGTCCAACCTTCCTGCAAGGAGGCACCATGAGAAAGCAACAAAAATAAACTGAACCAAGAAATAGGAACCAGCAACCAGGAAAGTTTAAGATAAATACTCACATTGTCTGCAACGTTGACATCAACCTCGTATTTTATCAACAATTTCACAGTTTGTATAGCACTGACGTGAGCGGCATAATGAAGAGCGGTGGCACCATCCtattatgaaaacaaaagggCAAACCCATCTATCTCAGATATTCAGGgaaatatttaaaaagaaaaaaattagagaCCTGAGTATATGACAATTTATATCCTCACCCTATCTCTAACATGCGGACTTGCACCTTTCCTCAAAAGATGACTAATTACAGCCTCTTTCTTACCAATAATTGCCTTGTGCAGGGCCGTAAGTCCATCCTGTTTCACCAAATCAACAAATATGTGTTGCTCAGCAGTAAAAAAACTGCCAAATATAAAATGAGCATGGGATTTCACTTCATCTgttgttttctcttttctgGCTAATGGACAGAGGTAGAATTTCAATGCTAATGAACTCACCTTATCCACATGATTAATATCAATCCCCTCTTTGCTTAGTAGCTTGTCCATGAAATATATCTGCCCTGATAGCGCTAGAGTGTGGAGTGGCTGCCACTTCACCTGAGCAACAGAAGTACAAGAACTTAAATACCCCAAAAAAACAGGATGCATGTTTAATGCCTTATTCATGGCTTGAATGCTCTAGCAAAAGCAAAGTAgatcaaattcaacaaattcTTGTGGTTAGAATATCAAAACAAGTAGTAATTACAATAGACAAAGGCGAAGCAAGGTTTTTGTATTAGAGAAAAATCTAGCCAAAGATTAAAAGTTTACTGTTGATATTCTGTCAAGATCAGGAGTCGCATTTTGCTGCAAAATTGCTCTCTCTTCTGGTCCCAAAAGAAGTTCTACCTCTGCACTCAATAGAGGATATTGTTACAATTGTTTCATCCCCACACAGTATAAGTGAGACAAAATAACACGCATGTAGAAGAAGTTTTTTTCAAGGGCAACAAAAAAGATTCGCGGAGAGGTTCAACATGAAGTTCAAGAAACAAGTCCTACCAAATGTAACATAAGTTGGAATTTTAAAGTCAATATGACTACACATAAAATATGCCAAAAAATCAAAACTCCTATAAGAGTGACTTTCCTTGATGCAACTTGAAAACCCAAATGACATGACAGCCCTCGGGCCAGTTCTCTTGGATGTGAAGATTATGATCCAAGCTTGGATAACAAGGGCTAATTATGAAACATAGACATGCTGattccatttaaaaaaataaagcataGTTGATAATAATACTACCTGTTTACAAAGACAAAAAGGTTAAGCATGTGTTTCAATCCTACTTGATCAATATTTGACCATGAACAATGACACAGACAGCAATGTATAGCCTCTTTGTGCCACCACGAAAGGAGGATGGCAATGGGAGGGTGTACTATTCTTTCATGCTGAAATAAATCTGAATTTATATGAAGTGAACTTGAAAGAGATTAATGCTTTTTTTATAAGCCACAGATATATTGAAAACAAAGacggaaacaaaaacaaaaagacatCCCAGTAGATGGCCTTGGTGGAACAGGATTAGGGACAGTACCCCTAAACCTGAGCAGAGCACAAAAGTATGTAAAGGATGCTACTTTTGTTCTAGCATAATGGTTGAGTTGGTCATGGAATGAAATTTAACAATTAGAAGACAAAAATTCAACTCATCACCTTGTCAGGCTGTGAATTGTCTTGTGTTATAGAGAGAAAAATActatgaaagcactaggattTTACACAGAGTCAATGACACATGGTTACTACGTTATAAAACTCTCGAGCTTCATATCCAGAGCTGGCTATAGCCCGTTAATCAAAATAATAGTATGCACTTATCTCcacttcttctcttcctttcaaTATGAACTTATTCTCTGCATGACCTTATCCATGAACCATTTCGTAAAGGTGACACTAATTGTTGATCTCAGGTAAAGAAATGTCATTACAACATCACTAAAACGAGATTTCATAAACTGGTAATATCCATCTAAACACGAGATAAGATAAACATCAAATGAACCACCAGTCAAATGAACCACCTGACTATATTTCAACTAAGTTTGGTTCAATGATCTACATATCTACTGCTCATGAGTTCCTTCCCCTCGATTCTGTATTTCACAATGCTTTTCgaattcaaaaaaacaaaaccactTCTATTGGGAAAGAAAACGAAACAATGAAGAAGTTTCCAGAAACAAAAAGGAACAAAGCATAAAAGCCATTAACCTTTTAAAAGATTCTCTTCATAGTTGCTTGACGTTTTCTTGTCGCTGCTGTTGTTTGGTGCTGCATCCTTTTCTGCTTCCCAATCACTTTCAAAGTCCAAGTCATTTTCTTCCGCTTCCTCATCCTCTTCATCATATTCACTTCCACTCCCATCATCAGGATCTTCCCAAATTGCCTGGTGGGATTCCAAAGAAGACACTTGGTTCGATTTAGTGGCACAAGTCCTTACATTCGTGCGTCTCTCAGCTACGCAGAAACCCAATTTTCCACTTTTTGAACTATAAAGTACTTTGCACAAGTTTGAACGAAAACTCAATATTGGTAGAGGAGCATTAACAATAGTAGACAAACGAACTATTTGATAACCCATCGTTGCACCCTGAATGGCCATTATTTTCCTCCACGAGTAACTGTTCAACATAAATCTTTATTTCagctcataaaaataaaaatctaatcTTTACTGAACCTGGGCAGGCCTACCTATTATAGTCAATGAATTGTAACAATAACAACACCTGAACTTTCCTTTGGAACTTATGATTAA
Coding sequences:
- the LOC120009885 gene encoding ankyrin repeat domain-containing protein EMB506, chloroplastic, producing the protein MATVSLSALSTSPHSSRVTNSHRTHKLSTFVPIRDLCLHSCNKVSFSLLTFRKQRNYQKVRSSEEETAVVDEQSTTPPEEATEAEQPTVSVPFSPSDKLTMYFQAEGTMSEVAIPKVTQALKGMEGVTDLNVQILEGIAKVELAKQTTVQATGVAPGLVEAIQGSGFKLQTLNLSFQEEDYSWRKIMAIQGATMGYQIVRLSTIVNAPLPILSFRSNLCKVLYSSKSGKLGFCVAERRTNVRTCATKSNQVSSLESHQAIWEDPDDGSGSEYDEEDEEAEENDLDFESDWEAEKDAAPNNSSDKKTSSNYEENLLKEVELLLGPEERAILQQNATPDLDRISTVKWQPLHTLALSGQIYFMDKLLSKEGIDINHVDKDGLTALHKAIIGKKEAVISHLLRKGASPHVRDRDGATALHYAAHVSAIQTVKLLIKYEVDVNVADNEGWTPLHIAVQTRNRVIVKILLVNGADKTRRNQDGKTPLDLALCYGKDFKSYDLAKLLKTVPATDLL